The genome window TGCTGTTTCATACCCATCATTTCCACGCCGGAGGGGGTCATGGAAACGCGATTTTCCAATGCTTTGATTTCCTTTAAAATTCCGACAATCATTCTATGCTCCTTTGTTTTCTCTGATGGGATCGCGTATTGAGGCTGTCGCGACCATCATGGTTTTACACGCAATTTCTGCCCGATCTTGATCGGATCGTTGGGTCCGAGGTTGTTGAGTTTTCGCAGTTCATCCTGGGAAATGCCGTATTGCTTGCTGATGCGGAAAACGGTCTCTCCCGGCTGAACGGTGTGGTATTCCGCTTTGCCTGCGGCTGATTCAGCAGTTTTGGCGGCGGGGGCAGCCGGCGGTTGGGCAACCGGTTTTACCGATGGTTGCGCCGCGGTCTTTTCCGGGGCAGATGGAGCCGGCCTGGCGGCCTGTTTTTCCGCTGCAGCGGATTTTGCCGCCGGAGGCTCATGCCTTGCCGGCGCCGCTTCTGTCTTGGCATTGCCTCCCTTTCGCGCTTCTCCGATATCCCGGCTGAGCTGGTCCATTTTCTGGGCGATGGCCAATTCCATGTTGTTGATGCGATTGGCCAGTTGATCGATGCGCTCGTCCTGATGGGAAACCTGACCGGTGGTGACCACCTTCGTTTCGAGATCGCCCATCCGGTTTTCCAGCGCCTTCAGCCGGGCTTCGAGATCCTTGTTTCCCTGGGAACCAGAGCTTTTCATCAGCATCGGCAGAAAAACCACCAGTGCGATGACGACAAACAGGATCGTTGCAAGAATGCCGT of Desulfatirhabdium butyrativorans DSM 18734 contains these proteins:
- a CDS encoding LysM peptidoglycan-binding domain-containing protein, which encodes MAEPYSPDQIRPSERHDGDHDDKDYSAESAYAYTKDRSENLLAAASKNTGLFYGILATILFVVIALVVFLPMLMKSSGSQGNKDLEARLKALENRMGDLETKVVTTGQVSHQDERIDQLANRINNMELAIAQKMDQLSRDIGEARKGGNAKTEAAPARHEPPAAKSAAAEKQAARPAPSAPEKTAAQPSVKPVAQPPAAPAAKTAESAAGKAEYHTVQPGETVFRISKQYGISQDELRKLNNLGPNDPIKIGQKLRVKP